A region from the Streptomyces sp. 3214.6 genome encodes:
- a CDS encoding polysaccharide lyase family 7 protein codes for MHRRSVLRSGAGLLAGGAALALPKVPLATAAPAADPTDGWTKTSFTYSWHKPWNLDLSDRHSYSDGVHRMWVYDTDEPLEEDSSTDPRTEMRWKVDYKTGNRMWDADVYLPSGTDAASFVQILRGVHPSGTPATDIMLNVYDTGGGTVRRYDGTVLRTNAYDKWFNVKIAHQASTGTGTIKVYFDDSLVLTVDDRGPATRYFKNGVYNHGSGRAEARFRNIRYWTR; via the coding sequence ATGCACAGGAGATCCGTCCTACGGTCCGGGGCCGGCCTGCTGGCCGGCGGCGCCGCACTCGCCCTGCCGAAGGTCCCGCTCGCCACCGCGGCGCCGGCCGCCGACCCGACCGACGGCTGGACGAAGACCTCGTTCACGTACAGCTGGCACAAACCCTGGAACCTCGACCTCAGTGACCGGCACAGCTACAGCGACGGCGTGCACCGCATGTGGGTGTACGACACCGACGAGCCGCTCGAGGAGGACAGCTCGACCGACCCGCGTACCGAGATGCGCTGGAAGGTCGACTACAAGACGGGCAACCGCATGTGGGACGCCGACGTCTACCTCCCGTCCGGCACCGACGCCGCCTCCTTCGTCCAGATCCTGCGAGGCGTCCACCCGTCCGGCACCCCCGCCACCGACATCATGCTCAACGTCTACGACACGGGCGGCGGCACCGTGCGGCGCTACGACGGCACCGTGCTCCGGACGAACGCGTACGACAAGTGGTTCAACGTGAAGATCGCCCATCAGGCGAGCACCGGGACCGGGACCATCAAGGTCTACTTCGACGACTCCCTCGTTCTCACGGTCGACGACCGGGGCCCCGCCACCCGGTACTTCAAGAACGGCGTGTACAACCACGGTTCCGGCCGCGCCGAGGCCCGCTTCCGCAACATCCGCTACTGGACGAGGTGA